Proteins encoded in a region of the Hippopotamus amphibius kiboko isolate mHipAmp2 chromosome 11, mHipAmp2.hap2, whole genome shotgun sequence genome:
- the LOC130830810 gene encoding histone H3.1-like, translating to MTALLPVFFSVILAPTKQTARKSTGGKAPRKQLATKAARKSAPATGGVKKPHRYRPGTVALREIRRYQKSTELLIRKLPFQRLVREIAQDFKTDLRFQSSAVMALQEACEAYLVGLFEDTNLCAIHAKRVTIMPKDIQLARPIRGERA from the exons ATGACGGCATTGTTA ccagttttcttttctgttatcttGGCTCCTACCAAGCAAACCGCTCGCAAGTCTACCGGCGGCAAGGCGCCGCGCAAGCAGCTGGCCACCAAGGCGGCCCGCAAGAGCGCGCCGGCCACGGGCGGCGTGAAGAAGCCGCACCGCTACCGGCCCGGCACGGTGGCCCTGCGCGAGATCCGCCGCTACCAGAAGTCCACGGAGCTGCTGATCCGCAAGCTGCCGTTCCAGCGGCTGGTGCGTGAGATCGCGCAGGACTTCAAGACCGACCTGCGCTTCCAGAGCTCGGCCGTGATGGCGCTGCAGGAGGCGTGCGAGGCCTACCTGGTGGGGCTCTTCGAGGACACCAACCTGTGCGCCATCCACGCCAAGCGTGTCACCATCATGCCCAAGGACATCCAGCTTGCTCGCCCCATCCGTGGGGAGAGGGCGTAA